Within the Leptospira johnsonii genome, the region ATTCACTTCTGCATCCGGCGCTAAAAAATAAACCCAATGGGCCCAAGAGCGAAAGGCCGGATCCGTTCCGGCTTCACATTGATCGAATTGGGAGTCGCAGTATTCCTGATCGGAGTGATGTTCGCTCTTGTGCTTCCTTCCTTAGTTAATTTACTCACACCAGGCGCCCAAGAAGAAGCAATGTTATTGCATGACGTTGTGAACTTCTGCTTCAGAAGGGCGAAGATCAATCAAAGAACTGTCTATCTACAGTTAAACGTGGATACGGAAACTTATACCATTATAGACATGGAAAGGGACGAGACAGGCTTGAAAGAAGTTCCGGTCTTCAAAGACAGAGAACTTCCCGGTTCTTCAGCGATCGTGGATGTGATGGAT harbors:
- a CDS encoding type II secretion system protein; amino-acid sequence: MGPRAKGRIRSGFTLIELGVAVFLIGVMFALVLPSLVNLLTPGAQEEAMLLHDVVNFCFRRAKINQRTVYLQLNVDTETYTIIDMERDETGLKEVPVFKDRELPGSSAIVDVMDGRGYRYNTGKIRIPFSPMAVAEDFYIHLGPDPEITRTLIIKRYGGKSEIEDGEVVVSKEQLEEYKRSEQYGTSKF